One genomic segment of Ancylobacter sp. IITR112 includes these proteins:
- a CDS encoding electron transfer flavoprotein subunit alpha/FixB family protein produces the protein MSRPRKDPRGERAAHLVPGGARPRFDLATTPATSGRPRRDPRAEERLALVPGTLRRRLDRAQRAPVASFAPAPAPVEAEATPRRVVIAEPAFLVAVVPDAPGGRLSAHDRQLFGAARLLADAGGGAVLAFVEQPGEELAAAGADRVLALPITGYDPEAKTAALNAALAALDLRHVLFAESAEGGDLARRLAALSGAPFFAGVESLSPKAVTRAARGRRVEQRGAPTRLLTLAPDAVAPHTGSLHEARPVAFAFPETTGGALVSAQFIPADPAKVSLAEADFVVSAGNGVSDLATFRALVAALGGTPGASRMLCDAGLMPRAAQVGASGTVLEARGYFALGIAGAPQHLQGVARCEHVIAVNTDLHAAMIERAGLAIVADAQKVMPALLRLLGEEGAP, from the coding sequence ATGAGCCGCCCGCGCAAGGACCCGCGCGGGGAGCGCGCCGCCCATCTTGTGCCCGGCGGCGCCCGCCCGCGCTTCGATCTCGCCACCACGCCCGCCACCTCCGGCCGCCCGCGCCGTGACCCGCGCGCGGAGGAACGCCTCGCTTTGGTGCCCGGCACGCTGCGCCGCCGGCTGGACCGCGCCCAGCGCGCGCCCGTGGCGAGCTTCGCACCCGCCCCCGCCCCGGTGGAGGCGGAGGCCACGCCGCGCCGCGTGGTCATCGCCGAGCCCGCTTTTCTCGTCGCCGTGGTGCCGGATGCGCCGGGCGGGCGGCTTTCCGCCCATGACCGGCAGCTTTTCGGCGCCGCCCGCCTGCTGGCCGATGCCGGCGGCGGGGCGGTGCTGGCTTTTGTCGAGCAGCCGGGCGAGGAACTCGCGGCGGCCGGTGCCGACCGCGTGCTGGCGCTGCCCATCACCGGCTACGACCCGGAGGCGAAGACGGCGGCGCTGAATGCCGCGCTCGCTGCGCTCGATCTGCGCCATGTGCTGTTCGCGGAAAGCGCGGAGGGCGGCGACCTCGCCCGCCGGCTTGCGGCACTCTCCGGCGCGCCCTTCTTCGCGGGGGTGGAAAGCCTGTCACCCAAGGCCGTCACCCGCGCCGCGCGCGGGCGGCGGGTGGAACAGCGCGGCGCGCCGACGCGCCTTCTAACCCTCGCGCCCGATGCCGTCGCCCCGCATACGGGGAGCCTGCACGAGGCCCGACCGGTCGCCTTCGCCTTCCCGGAGACGACCGGCGGCGCGCTTGTCTCCGCCCAGTTCATCCCCGCCGATCCGGCGAAGGTGTCGCTGGCGGAAGCCGATTTCGTCGTCTCCGCCGGCAATGGCGTCAGCGATCTCGCCACTTTCCGCGCGCTGGTGGCGGCGCTGGGCGGCACGCCGGGCGCCAGCCGCATGCTGTGCGATGCCGGGCTGATGCCGCGCGCCGCGCAGGTCGGCGCCTCCGGTACGGTGCTGGAAGCGCGCGGCTATTTCGCCCTCGGCATTGCCGGCGCGCCGCAGCATCTGCAGGGCGTGGCCCGCTGCGAGCATGTGATCGCCGTCAACACCGATCTGCACGCCGCGATGATCGAGCGCGCCGGCCTCGCCATCGTCGCCGACGCGCAGAAGGTGATGCCGGCGCTGTTGCGGCTGCTCGGCGAGGAGGGCGCGCCATGA